The nucleotide window TGGCGCTGGAGGCGCTGGGGATCGGCAAGGGCGATGAGGTGATCGTGCCGACGCTGACCTATGTGGCCTCGGTCAACACCATCGTGCAGGCGGGGGCGGTGCCGGTATTCGCGGAATCCGAGCCCACCTACTGGCAGCTGGACCCGGCGGATATCGAAAAGCGCATCACACCGAAGACCAAGGCGGTGATGGTGGTGCATCTCTACGGTCAGGCCTGCGACATGGATGCCATCATGGCGATTTGCCAGAAGCACAAGCTGCTGCTGGTGGAGGATTGCGCCGAGGCCTTCGGCACGCTCTACAAGGGCAGGCATGTGGGGACGTTCGGCGATGCCGGTACGTTCAGCTTTTTCGGCAACAAGACCATCACCACCGGTGAGGGCGGGATGGTGACCTTCAAGGACGAGGCGGCCTATAAACGCGCGGCGCACCTGAAAAATCAGGGCGTGAGCGCCACGCGCCAGTATTGGCACGATATCGTGGCCTATAATTACCGCATGACCAACATCCAGGCCGCCATCGGCTGCGCCCAGCTGGAGAGGGCGGAAGCCACCATTGCCAAGAAGCGCGAACTGGCCGAATGGTACCGCGAGGGGCTGAAGGGCCTGCCGGTGAGCGTGCATGCCGAGGCGCCGGGGACCAGGCATTCCTACTGGATGTGTTCCATCATGGTGAATGACGCGGAAGACCGCGACCCGCTGCGCGAGCACTTGGCGGCGCAGGGGGTGGAAACGCGTCCGCTTTTCTACCCGTCCCACATTTTCCCCATGTTTGAAGGGTTAACGCAAGAGGGTTTCCCCGTGGCCACCAGCCTTGGCGCGCGTGGCGTCAACCTGCCCAGCTACCCGGCGCTTGCCAAAGCGGATGTGGCTGAAATCTGCGCACAGGTGGCAGGTTATTTCCAGCGGGCCGAAGCAGGGCTTCGCCGCCAGGGATAGGGTGTGTTTCACTAAATATAAGCGGGCCGATTGTGGTCTTGCGCAAAGGCTGGTATAGGGCGCAGATGATCCGCGAAATCGACTACATGCAACGTATCTGGGGGGTGCGCTATTTCTGGCTGCATTTGACCTCTGCCGAGCTGCGCACCAAATACCGCCGCTCGATGATCGGCCCGATGTGGTCCATCATCCAGCCTTTGGCCATGACCATGCTGCTGGCTTTTGTGATGGGCAAATTGATGGGGGTGCCGATCGGGGATTACGCGCTCTATATCTTTTCCGGCGTGGTGGTGTGGGAATATATGACCGGCTCGGTGAATACGGGCTGTAAATGCCTTTATACGGCGGCGCCTTACATCAAGCAATTCGCCCACCCGGTGCTGATTTATCCGCTGCGTTATTCGCTGGCGGGGCTGGTGAACCTGATGCTGGCCAGCGTCGGCCTGATCGGCTGGGCGCTGGTGGTTCATCCGGAGAATCTGAATATTTCCTGGCTTTTTATTCCCATGGCGATGGTGATGTTTTTTCTCATCGCCTGGCCGCTGGCGTCGCTTTGCGCGGTGATTGCCACGTATTTTTACGATTTCACGCAGCTGGTCGGCATTCTGATGCAGATTGTTTATTATGTTTCGCCGGTGTTTCTGAAAGCCAGCATGTTTGAGAAGGCGGGTATTGGCTATCTGCTGGAATGGAACCCGGTCTATCACCTGCTGCAGCTGCTGCGGGCGC belongs to bacterium and includes:
- a CDS encoding ABC transporter permease, translated to MVLRKGWYRAQMIREIDYMQRIWGVRYFWLHLTSAELRTKYRRSMIGPMWSIIQPLAMTMLLAFVMGKLMGVPIGDYALYIFSGVVVWEYMTGSVNTGCKCLYTAAPYIKQFAHPVLIYPLRYSLAGLVNLMLASVGLIGWALVVHPENLNISWLFIPMAMVMFFLIAWPLASLCAVIATYFYDFTQLVGILMQIVYYVSPVFLKASMFEKAGIGYLLEWNPVYHLLQLLRAPLLAGEFPSLFNIGFVLATAMLLWLMTFITLRRVEQKIIFYL
- a CDS encoding aminotransferase class V-fold PLP-dependent enzyme; the encoded protein is MALRYPVYQPSLDGNEKAYVNQCLDTTWISSKGEFINRFEKGFAEFTGAAYATSVHNGTVAIHLALEALGIGKGDEVIVPTLTYVASVNTIVQAGAVPVFAESEPTYWQLDPADIEKRITPKTKAVMVVHLYGQACDMDAIMAICQKHKLLLVEDCAEAFGTLYKGRHVGTFGDAGTFSFFGNKTITTGEGGMVTFKDEAAYKRAAHLKNQGVSATRQYWHDIVAYNYRMTNIQAAIGCAQLERAEATIAKKRELAEWYREGLKGLPVSVHAEAPGTRHSYWMCSIMVNDAEDRDPLREHLAAQGVETRPLFYPSHIFPMFEGLTQEGFPVATSLGARGVNLPSYPALAKADVAEICAQVAGYFQRAEAGLRRQG